The following proteins are co-located in the bacterium genome:
- a CDS encoding lmo0937 family membrane protein encodes MLSKTAGILVALWLLGLATSYTGGGFTHVFLVIAITLMLVDILRDRRTCKDYEVLFSGRDLAEKEWNISGISLYQLTRRNRS; translated from the coding sequence ATGCTCTCGAAAACAGCAGGGATTCTGGTTGCCCTCTGGCTTCTTGGCTTGGCCACCTCGTACACGGGCGGAGGATTCACTCACGTTTTTCTTGTCATTGCGATCACGCTGATGCTGGTTGATATTCTTCGAGATCGAAGGACCTGTAAAGATTATGAGGTGCTTTTCTCCGGCAGGGACTTGGCAGAAAAAGAGTGGAATATCAGCGGGATATCACTGTACCAGTTAACAAGAAGAAATCGGAGTTAA
- a CDS encoding phospholipase D-like domain-containing protein encodes MRTIKSFRLFILSVSMLILGGGCATLPRVSDAIDNASTQEPPQILSSKGLLSPEKSKVLMERLKRSVAPTDMVERYSAVIESVSGSPLTSGNKVTLLVDGPATYDAMSKAMENARDHINLETYIFEDDETGRRFSVLLLKKQAEGVQVNIIYDSRGSFMTPAPFFQRLRDAGIQVVAFNPINPMKARKSWRLAHPDHRKLLIVDGKVAFTGGINISAVYSDRFSGGSQLSGGKQDNATAMPWRDTDVRVEGPVVAEFQKLFLDTWQRQKGPDLPKRNYFPDLKAVGKSLVRAVGSSPGETNRLTFVLYVSAITFSENSLHLTNAYFVPDEETVDAIVAAARRGVDVKIVLPGNTDTSMTLNAGRYYYSKLLKSGVKLYERRDVLLHAKTAVIDNVWSTVGSTNMDFWSFSSNDEVNAVVLSKEFAAEMEKMFAGDLAKSHEIRLEKWKKRPVIDRIKQWFAHQFERWL; translated from the coding sequence ATGAGGACCATCAAGTCTTTCCGTTTGTTCATTCTGTCGGTCTCCATGCTGATCCTCGGTGGCGGATGCGCGACCTTGCCGAGGGTTTCCGATGCGATCGACAATGCGAGCACCCAGGAACCCCCTCAAATCCTGTCGTCGAAGGGACTGCTGTCTCCCGAAAAAAGCAAAGTATTGATGGAACGGCTGAAGCGATCCGTCGCCCCGACGGACATGGTGGAACGCTATAGCGCCGTCATCGAATCGGTGAGCGGAAGTCCGTTGACCAGCGGAAACAAGGTCACCCTGCTCGTCGATGGTCCGGCGACCTATGACGCCATGTCCAAGGCGATGGAAAATGCCAGGGACCATATCAACCTTGAAACCTATATTTTTGAGGACGACGAGACGGGCCGCAGATTTTCCGTTCTGCTGTTGAAGAAACAGGCGGAAGGTGTCCAGGTAAACATCATTTATGACAGCAGGGGGAGTTTCATGACTCCCGCTCCTTTTTTTCAACGCCTGCGCGACGCGGGGATCCAGGTCGTCGCGTTCAATCCGATCAATCCAATGAAGGCCCGCAAGTCATGGAGACTGGCGCATCCGGATCACCGCAAACTTCTGATTGTCGACGGCAAAGTCGCCTTTACGGGGGGCATCAACATCAGCGCGGTTTATTCGGACCGGTTTTCCGGGGGAAGCCAGCTTTCCGGGGGGAAACAGGATAATGCGACGGCAATGCCCTGGCGTGACACGGACGTTCGGGTTGAAGGACCGGTTGTCGCTGAATTCCAGAAGCTGTTTCTCGACACGTGGCAGCGACAGAAGGGTCCGGACCTTCCCAAGCGGAACTACTTCCCGGATCTGAAAGCGGTTGGAAAATCCTTGGTGCGGGCGGTCGGCAGTTCCCCGGGAGAGACCAACAGGCTCACTTTCGTTTTGTATGTGTCCGCCATCACGTTTTCGGAAAATTCGCTTCACCTGACGAACGCATATTTCGTTCCCGACGAAGAGACGGTGGACGCTATCGTCGCCGCCGCCCGGCGCGGAGTCGACGTGAAGATCGTTCTTCCCGGGAACACCGACACTTCCATGACCTTGAATGCGGGACGGTATTATTATTCCAAGCTGTTGAAATCGGGGGTGAAGTTATACGAACGCCGCGATGTCCTGTTGCATGCGAAAACGGCGGTAATCGACAACGTCTGGTCGACCGTCGGCTCCACCAACATGGACTTCTGGAGTTTTTCGTCCAATGACGAGGTGAACGCGGTGGTTCTGAGCAAGGAATTCGCGGCGGAGATGGAAAAGATGTTCGCCGGGGATCTTGCGAAATCCCACGAGATCCGGCTGGAAAAGTGGAAAAAAAGACCGGTGATCGACAGGATCAAGCAGTGGTTTGCGCATCAATTCGAGCGTTGGCTGTAA
- a CDS encoding phosphatase PAP2 family protein: MPMRKKTEVMAGAATFLRIVLGLAVWLLLFAPPCIAEDNGAISRGIKIVKTDFGNFYLDRENLTKLGIGVAGTAVIANTGIDRYIRNKYQDDLRSTETDDATKIFNISAGGIALVIAPAYLGAYGAGKLFHNPTMVEWAENSFRATVVGGPALLLLAAATGGDRPTEGDSNWGAFNNFHGISGHTYFSAVPFITAAKMSENPYQKAIFYGLSTLTGIGRINDDKHYFSQVALGWYIAYLSCAVVEKGNDLQEGRVHVQFAPVPKGIVVTVQKRY; the protein is encoded by the coding sequence ATGCCGATGCGCAAGAAAACGGAGGTGATGGCGGGGGCGGCGACCTTCCTCCGGATCGTTCTTGGACTGGCCGTGTGGCTTCTCCTCTTCGCCCCTCCCTGCATCGCGGAGGATAACGGGGCGATTTCACGGGGCATCAAAATCGTAAAAACGGACTTCGGGAATTTTTACCTGGATCGGGAGAACCTGACAAAGCTCGGAATCGGTGTCGCCGGGACCGCCGTGATCGCCAACACGGGGATCGATCGGTATATCCGCAACAAGTACCAGGACGACCTGCGAAGCACGGAAACGGACGATGCAACGAAAATATTCAATATCTCCGCTGGCGGGATCGCTCTCGTCATCGCACCGGCCTACCTCGGCGCCTACGGGGCCGGGAAGTTGTTTCATAATCCGACGATGGTGGAATGGGCCGAAAATTCGTTCCGCGCGACCGTCGTGGGTGGACCGGCCCTCCTGCTCCTGGCGGCGGCAACCGGGGGAGACCGGCCGACCGAGGGGGATTCCAACTGGGGGGCGTTCAATAATTTCCATGGGATCAGCGGCCACACGTACTTCAGCGCGGTTCCTTTCATCACCGCCGCGAAAATGAGCGAAAATCCCTACCAGAAGGCGATCTTCTACGGACTATCGACGTTAACGGGGATCGGCCGGATCAACGACGACAAGCACTATTTTTCCCAGGTGGCATTGGGGTGGTACATCGCGTATTTGAGCTGCGCCGTCGTCGAGAAGGGAAACGATCTGCAGGAAGGGCGCGTGCACGTCCAATTCGCGCCCGTCCCGAAAGGGATCGTGGTTACGGTGCAGAAGAGGTATTGA
- a CDS encoding BON domain-containing protein, whose translation MTDMEDMMAGMKAATGAEKGGVANGVETTMGVIRNEAEGALEIRSSRTNETKGERVMIKRHRLLSFLLCIALVAAFVGCASTPTRESSGQYVDDSVITTKVKAAILDDPALKVFQINVETFKGEVQLSGFVDSAKSVSRAGEVARGVTGVKSVKNNLIVK comes from the coding sequence ATGACGGACATGGAGGACATGATGGCCGGGATGAAGGCCGCGACAGGGGCAGAGAAAGGGGGGGTGGCGAACGGGGTGGAGACCACGATGGGCGTCATTAGGAACGAAGCGGAGGGCGCTTTGGAGATACGCAGTTCACGCACGAACGAGACGAAAGGAGAAAGGGTCATGATAAAAAGGCATCGTTTGTTGAGTTTCCTGCTCTGCATCGCGCTGGTCGCCGCATTCGTGGGGTGCGCATCCACGCCGACACGCGAAAGTTCCGGGCAGTACGTCGATGACTCCGTGATCACAACCAAGGTGAAAGCCGCGATCCTGGACGATCCCGCCCTGAAAGTGTTCCAGATCAACGTCGAGACGTTCAAAGGGGAAGTCCAGTTGAGCGGTTTTGTCGATTCGGCCAAGAGCGTCAGCAGGGCAGGAGAGGTTGCCCGCGGCGTTACGGGTGTCAAATCGGTGAAAAACAACCTGATCGTGAAATAA
- a CDS encoding BON domain-containing protein: MKPAFALFPVLAVAMLLASAPTYASSKMDNRIEASARKSYVFKTYLKGDDIKIQSRDGVVTLKGSVLEESHKSLARETVAELPGVKKVDNQLEVKGDSPAANSDLWLGTKVKTTLLFHRNVNAVKTEVSVKDGIVTLRGDAASEAQKELTTEYAKDVEGVRDVKNEMTVLGASAKKHKTVGEKIDDASITAQVKLTLLYHRSTSAVSTKVKTRNGVVTVSGNAGNAAEKDLVTKFASDVHGVKHVTNRMVVTGSK, from the coding sequence ATGAAACCCGCATTCGCATTGTTCCCCGTTCTGGCTGTCGCCATGTTATTGGCCAGTGCGCCCACGTATGCGTCGTCCAAGATGGATAACCGCATCGAGGCTTCCGCCAGGAAGTCGTACGTGTTCAAGACCTACCTCAAGGGGGATGACATTAAAATCCAGTCCAGGGATGGCGTCGTCACCTTGAAGGGGAGTGTCCTCGAAGAATCGCACAAATCCCTGGCGCGGGAGACCGTGGCGGAACTGCCCGGCGTCAAGAAGGTCGACAACCAGCTGGAAGTGAAAGGGGATAGCCCCGCCGCGAACTCGGATTTATGGCTTGGCACGAAAGTGAAAACCACGCTCCTGTTCCATCGGAACGTGAACGCCGTAAAGACCGAGGTTTCCGTCAAGGATGGGATTGTGACCCTGCGAGGCGATGCGGCCAGCGAGGCGCAGAAGGAACTGACGACCGAATATGCCAAGGATGTCGAGGGGGTCAGGGACGTAAAGAACGAGATGACCGTCCTCGGAGCCTCGGCAAAGAAACACAAGACCGTGGGCGAAAAGATCGACGACGCTTCCATCACCGCCCAGGTCAAGCTGACGTTGCTGTATCATCGCTCGACCAGTGCCGTCAGCACCAAGGTCAAGACGAGGAACGGAGTCGTTACCGTATCCGGAAACGCCGGGAACGCAGCCGAAAAGGACCTGGTCACCAAGTTCGCCAGCGACGTGCACGGTGTGAAACACGTGACGAACCGGATGGTCGTTACCGGGTCCAAATAA
- a CDS encoding phosphatase PAP2 family protein, protein MILLGILLTTAALAWLWWWLVRHEAEVRQRWEGLSAHPRVTSFRTRFAPQIAFLQARLSPAEFIGLDLTIGALLLIGASFIFGGIAEDVVTGDPLTIVDREIAVWLHMHATPTLTAAMKFISLLASWYVVTGICLFMALYFAWKRSRYRLVALMLAIPVGMLMNGMLKYAFHRSRPSWDVPILIIESFGFPSGHAMSATLLYGFLAAFGVRSVHSWRWRVLVVLSAVLLVVLIGFSRLYLGVHYLSDVLAGMAAGSAWLALCWIAVGTLRRHRAIIR, encoded by the coding sequence ATGATCTTGCTCGGCATCCTGTTGACGACGGCAGCGCTGGCGTGGCTCTGGTGGTGGCTCGTACGCCACGAGGCCGAAGTACGGCAGCGCTGGGAGGGCCTATCCGCCCATCCACGGGTTACTTCCTTTCGCACCCGCTTCGCGCCCCAGATCGCTTTCCTCCAGGCGCGCCTTTCGCCTGCCGAATTCATCGGGCTCGACTTGACGATTGGAGCCCTGCTCCTCATCGGCGCCAGCTTTATTTTCGGAGGAATCGCCGAGGACGTGGTCACGGGCGATCCGCTCACCATCGTTGACAGGGAAATCGCCGTGTGGCTTCACATGCACGCCACGCCGACCCTCACCGCAGCCATGAAGTTCATCTCCCTGCTCGCATCATGGTACGTGGTGACAGGTATTTGCCTGTTCATGGCGTTATATTTCGCATGGAAGCGTTCCCGCTACCGTCTCGTGGCGCTGATGCTGGCCATCCCCGTCGGCATGTTGATGAACGGGATGTTGAAATATGCATTTCACCGTTCGCGGCCATCCTGGGATGTTCCCATACTTATCATCGAAAGCTTCGGGTTCCCCAGCGGCCACGCGATGTCGGCGACCTTGCTTTATGGTTTCCTGGCCGCTTTCGGCGTACGGAGTGTGCATTCCTGGCGATGGCGGGTACTGGTGGTTCTTTCCGCTGTCCTGCTGGTCGTGCTGATCGGATTCAGCCGCCTTTATCTCGGCGTTCATTACTTGAGCGATGTGCTCGCGGGCATGGCGGCAGGGTCAGCGTGGCTTGCGCTTTGCTGGATCGCCGTGGGAACCCTCCGGCGTCATCGCGCCATTATCCGGTAA
- a CDS encoding CsbD family protein, which yields MEYQRDITVPVNKKKSELIAAKDPAVKSKSGRRNTMKSSTKDQAKGTFHELKGKAKEIAGKITDNPKLEAEGTGEKIAGKAQEKIGQVKKVFGK from the coding sequence GTGGAATATCAGCGGGATATCACTGTACCAGTTAACAAGAAGAAATCGGAGTTAATTGCAGCTAAAGATCCAGCAGTAAAATCGAAATCAGGAAGGAGGAATACCATGAAATCCAGTACGAAGGATCAGGCGAAAGGCACGTTCCACGAATTGAAGGGGAAGGCCAAGGAGATCGCCGGGAAAATCACCGATAATCCAAAGTTGGAAGCGGAAGGTACCGGTGAAAAGATCGCCGGCAAAGCTCAGGAAAAGATCGGCCAGGTCAAGAAGGTTTTCGGAAAGTAG
- a CDS encoding OmpA family protein, translated as MKATHPAALMAAAFVFLLPLSARAEIRGGSIEVSPFAGYNWFQDKQNLEDRPVYGGRIGYNFTPHWGIEGTVEFVNSSVKDQTPRGPKEGQFAFPADDVDLYFYHVDAVYHFMPEGKLTPFIVAGFGGAHYDPKISTRDMAAFNVGVGAKYWLSDHIALRADLRDYMVTEIIQETYHNIGASVGITVAFGGRERPVPAQAERVEARPEPVVVPPPPPPPPPAAPTVSISANPATIERSQCAQLTWATTGASSASIDQGIGRTDPNGSRDVCPFNTMQYTITATGEGGTGTASTILTVNPPAKEEVKLIILEDEHFDFDKSTLTEKGVAIMERNVLVFRENPELKVRIAGYASASGTEEYNQKLSERRAKTVQDYLIKEGGLAPGRMTTIGYGETRPATYEPLPSDIESKAAKSNRRVLFEIIVK; from the coding sequence ATGAAAGCAACGCATCCGGCAGCGCTGATGGCAGCTGCCTTTGTTTTTCTCCTGCCCTTGTCTGCTCGCGCCGAGATAAGGGGTGGAAGCATCGAAGTGAGTCCGTTCGCAGGGTACAACTGGTTCCAGGACAAGCAGAACCTGGAAGACCGCCCCGTATATGGCGGACGGATCGGCTACAATTTCACTCCACATTGGGGCATTGAAGGCACCGTTGAATTTGTCAACAGCAGTGTTAAGGATCAGACACCAAGGGGACCCAAGGAGGGACAGTTTGCCTTTCCCGCGGATGACGTGGACCTTTACTTTTATCACGTCGATGCCGTCTATCACTTCATGCCGGAAGGGAAGCTCACCCCCTTCATCGTTGCAGGTTTCGGGGGAGCCCACTATGACCCAAAGATATCGACTCGGGACATGGCCGCTTTCAATGTCGGTGTAGGGGCGAAATACTGGTTATCGGACCATATCGCATTGAGAGCCGATCTCCGGGATTATATGGTCACCGAGATCATCCAGGAGACCTACCATAACATTGGAGCTTCCGTTGGAATCACCGTTGCGTTTGGTGGCAGGGAAAGGCCCGTACCGGCCCAGGCCGAGCGGGTTGAGGCCAGGCCCGAGCCCGTAGTAGTACCGCCGCCTCCGCCGCCTCCGCCGCCGGCCGCGCCGACCGTCTCGATTTCGGCGAACCCGGCCACGATCGAGCGGAGCCAGTGCGCACAGCTCACCTGGGCGACTACCGGCGCCTCCAGCGCATCGATCGACCAGGGGATCGGAAGAACGGATCCGAACGGATCCCGCGATGTTTGTCCTTTCAATACCATGCAATACACGATCACCGCGACAGGCGAGGGCGGCACCGGGACGGCATCGACGATACTCACCGTGAATCCGCCGGCGAAGGAGGAGGTGAAGCTCATCATCCTCGAAGATGAGCATTTCGATTTCGATAAGTCGACCCTTACGGAAAAAGGTGTGGCAATCATGGAACGGAATGTTCTGGTTTTCAGAGAAAACCCTGAACTGAAGGTCCGTATCGCAGGATATGCCTCCGCAAGCGGAACGGAAGAGTACAACCAGAAACTGAGCGAAAGAAGGGCAAAGACGGTCCAGGATTACCTGATTAAAGAGGGAGGCCTCGCACCGGGAAGGATGACCACCATCGGATACGGTGAGACAAGACCGGCGACGTATGAACCGCTTCCTTCGGACATCGAGTCGAAGGCGGCAAAGTCCAACAGGAGAGTTCTTTTTGAAATCATCGTGAAATAG
- a CDS encoding DUF3943 domain-containing protein, with protein sequence MSTSNRIRGGWHDNGRKGNGSGPGGKFRRALLAGTVALALLLPGAGSAEESAPAAPPVKAAVAAVDNVLVTTPPPPPNVRRPVLSWGEGKGKSHSIPAMEILGFEALLNVYGRIAYPDLVDANYSEGHKVYSVTPSTAWRHLTKGPWGFDGDSFQVNQIQHPYQGAVYQGFARSAGLGFWESAAYTFLGSFVWEVAGETTKPSINDQVASGIAGSFLGEPLFRLSSLVLEDGKENPGFWRELGAAVLSPPTGFNRLVFGDRFKGVFPSHSPATLTRVRLGMNITGQATGAGADNNVTRNEVSLDYYLAYGLPGKNGYTYDRPFDYFDIQFTAVSSRNVFENIMTRGLLYGKRYEAGDDYRGVWGLYGSFDYISPQIFRVSNTSLSLGTTGQWWLTRAIALQGSAFAGIGYGAAGTVHRTEERDYHYGGAGNGLLAARLIFGDKAMFDMTAREYFISGFGSTQVDGSERIFRGNASLIVSVYKHHGLGIQYTMSRRDATSPGIPDTTQTVGTWSIAYNFLGNSRFGAVEWRPAEVETR encoded by the coding sequence ATGTCGACGTCGAACAGGATCCGCGGTGGCTGGCACGACAACGGGCGGAAGGGTAATGGATCCGGTCCCGGCGGAAAGTTCCGGCGGGCGCTCCTTGCAGGAACCGTCGCACTTGCCCTCCTGTTGCCGGGCGCGGGTTCCGCAGAGGAGTCCGCCCCTGCCGCCCCGCCTGTGAAGGCGGCGGTGGCGGCCGTCGACAATGTTCTGGTCACGACGCCTCCCCCGCCCCCCAACGTGCGAAGGCCGGTTTTGTCGTGGGGGGAAGGGAAAGGCAAGAGCCATTCGATCCCGGCGATGGAGATCCTGGGCTTCGAGGCGCTCCTGAACGTGTACGGTCGAATCGCTTATCCCGACCTGGTGGACGCGAACTATTCGGAAGGGCATAAAGTCTACAGCGTGACCCCGTCCACCGCCTGGAGGCACCTCACCAAGGGCCCCTGGGGATTCGACGGCGATTCCTTCCAGGTGAACCAGATCCAGCATCCCTACCAGGGAGCCGTTTATCAGGGATTCGCGCGATCGGCCGGCCTCGGCTTCTGGGAATCGGCCGCCTATACTTTCCTGGGCAGTTTCGTCTGGGAGGTGGCCGGGGAGACCACGAAGCCCTCCATCAACGACCAGGTCGCGAGCGGCATCGCGGGGAGTTTCCTTGGAGAGCCGCTCTTCCGGCTATCGAGCCTGGTGCTCGAAGACGGAAAAGAAAACCCCGGATTCTGGCGCGAGCTGGGCGCGGCGGTGCTTTCGCCCCCGACCGGCTTCAACCGTCTCGTTTTCGGCGACCGGTTCAAAGGGGTGTTCCCGAGCCACAGCCCGGCCACCTTGACGCGCGTGCGGCTCGGCATGAACATTACCGGACAAGCGACCGGGGCCGGCGCCGACAATAATGTCACCCGGAACGAGGTGTCCCTGGACTACTACCTCGCCTACGGGCTCCCCGGGAAAAACGGCTACACCTATGATCGGCCTTTCGACTACTTCGACATCCAGTTCACCGCCGTCTCCAGCAGGAACGTATTCGAAAACATCATGACCCGCGGCCTCCTCTACGGAAAGAGATACGAGGCGGGCGACGACTATCGCGGGGTGTGGGGCCTGTACGGGAGCTTCGACTACATCTCGCCGCAGATCTTCCGCGTCTCCAACACGTCCCTTTCCCTCGGCACCACCGGCCAGTGGTGGCTCACGCGTGCGATTGCGCTCCAAGGCTCCGCGTTCGCCGGAATCGGATACGGCGCGGCGGGCACCGTCCACCGCACCGAGGAACGCGACTACCACTATGGCGGGGCAGGGAATGGGCTCCTCGCCGCCCGCCTGATCTTCGGCGACAAGGCCATGTTCGACATGACGGCGCGCGAGTACTTCATCAGCGGCTTCGGTTCCACCCAGGTGGATGGATCGGAGCGCATCTTCCGCGGAAACGCGTCGCTCATCGTGAGCGTTTACAAACACCACGGGCTCGGGATCCAGTACACCATGTCGCGGCGGGATGCGACCTCTCCCGGCATCCCGGACACGACCCAGACGGTCGGAACCTGGAGCATCGCCTACAACTTCCTCGGCAACTCCCGGTTCGGCGCCGTCGAGTGGCGGCCCGCCGAAGTCGAGACTCGCTGA
- a CDS encoding DUF6675 family protein: MKNSPAVRAWDRAASGRDWIPPACTGWTDPGFTTLVVTVARFRHASGAEGLLRRIGAISRLAGLRYWSTTHKRWQTLIIDAHALSEEAGDRRRGDFLPGEMTEGKSLYYQQEDNLSGKAMYRMRIRSASPDRLVFDTENTSIMRYLLLPMFRPGGMQSVTFLDRESQDVWRYYSITRTSRNTSLVTAGYEASSINRAVAFYRYQAGIPTDKEPPASP; the protein is encoded by the coding sequence ATGAAGAATTCTCCTGCCGTTAGAGCTTGGGACCGCGCCGCGTCGGGCCGGGACTGGATCCCGCCGGCCTGCACCGGATGGACGGATCCGGGCTTCACAACCTTGGTGGTGACGGTGGCGCGTTTTCGCCATGCCTCCGGTGCCGAGGGTCTACTTCGGCGTATCGGGGCGATCTCCAGGCTTGCCGGCTTACGGTATTGGTCGACGACTCACAAGCGATGGCAAACGTTGATCATCGACGCCCACGCCTTGTCGGAGGAGGCCGGCGATCGACGCCGCGGTGATTTCCTCCCCGGCGAAATGACGGAAGGGAAGAGCCTGTACTATCAACAGGAGGATAACCTGTCCGGCAAGGCGATGTACCGGATGCGCATCCGAAGCGCCTCTCCCGATCGGCTGGTGTTCGACACGGAAAACACCAGCATCATGCGGTACCTGCTGTTGCCCATGTTCCGCCCGGGCGGAATGCAGTCGGTTACCTTCCTCGACCGCGAGTCGCAGGACGTCTGGCGATATTACAGCATCACGCGCACGAGCAGGAACACGAGCCTGGTGACCGCGGGATACGAGGCATCCTCCATCAACCGGGCAGTGGCATTTTACCGTTACCAGGCGGGTATTCCGACGGACAAGGAGCCTCCCGCGTCGCCATGA
- a CDS encoding ice-binding family protein, with amino-acid sequence MKRYEPRQTVRWFILLLSVSLISGCGDGLKSGHWSPASTGAVPDTTSPLVISTFPGNAATGVFTNTKITATFNEAMYRATIGNATFTVVNTTLGGTAVAGNVTYAAGARTATFTPTSPAPLPDNTLFTATVTTGARDLAGNALAANFTWTFTTGAGGAALDNTAPSVILTNPVDNATGVVINSAVNATFSEAMDPASITVTVRATGPPLGPILAGTFAYLDNIATFTPTANLAGNTRYTATIAPGATDLAVPGNALVPGVVPNPWTFTTGTGTGLSPGAINLGSLSTFVAVAGAGLTNSNSGGTTTLNGDVGLSPTATCLGDGSPCTATNPVINGTLYANDPAGVAAQAKVDLTAAYVEATSKPPGTTVNDLSGMVLVPGVYTSASTMSIAVGGTVTLDGQGDANAVWIFQIGSSLTVNNSARILLTNGANAKNVFWAIFASSTLGSNVDFKGTVLAGASNSVGTGSVVTGRLLCRTGAITLLSNTITLP; translated from the coding sequence ATGAAAAGATACGAGCCCAGACAAACGGTTCGATGGTTTATCTTGCTCCTGAGTGTTTCATTGATTTCAGGATGCGGGGATGGACTGAAATCCGGGCATTGGTCGCCGGCGTCGACCGGTGCGGTCCCGGACACGACCAGTCCCCTCGTGATCTCCACATTCCCCGGTAATGCCGCCACAGGTGTCTTCACCAACACGAAAATCACCGCCACCTTCAACGAGGCCATGTACCGCGCCACGATCGGCAACGCAACCTTTACGGTTGTGAACACAACCCTTGGCGGAACGGCCGTAGCAGGAAACGTGACGTACGCTGCCGGCGCCAGAACCGCGACCTTCACGCCTACATCACCAGCGCCGCTGCCGGACAACACCCTGTTTACCGCCACGGTTACAACCGGTGCCAGGGACCTTGCAGGCAATGCGCTCGCGGCAAATTTCACATGGACCTTTACCACAGGTGCGGGAGGCGCGGCCCTGGATAATACCGCGCCCTCGGTGATTCTCACAAATCCCGTGGACAATGCCACCGGTGTGGTGATCAACAGCGCCGTCAACGCAACGTTCAGCGAGGCGATGGACCCCGCTTCGATAACCGTTACGGTGCGAGCGACCGGCCCACCGTTGGGTCCGATACTGGCAGGGACATTCGCCTATCTGGACAATATCGCGACCTTTACACCGACGGCCAATCTCGCGGGCAACACCCGCTATACCGCCACGATTGCCCCCGGGGCCACCGACCTGGCCGTGCCCGGCAATGCATTGGTGCCTGGAGTCGTACCGAATCCATGGACCTTCACCACAGGTACGGGTACGGGACTTTCACCAGGTGCAATCAACCTTGGATCGCTCTCCACATTCGTCGCGGTAGCGGGCGCCGGACTCACCAACTCCAACTCGGGTGGCACCACCACCCTAAATGGAGATGTCGGGTTGAGCCCCACGGCAACATGCCTGGGTGACGGCTCTCCCTGCACGGCGACCAACCCGGTCATCAACGGGACCTTGTACGCGAACGATCCCGCGGGCGTGGCAGCCCAGGCCAAAGTGGACTTGACGGCCGCGTATGTCGAAGCCACGTCGAAACCGCCGGGCACGACGGTCAATGACCTTTCCGGGATGGTCCTCGTTCCCGGCGTCTACACCTCCGCCTCCACGATGAGCATCGCGGTGGGCGGAACCGTTACCCTCGACGGCCAAGGTGACGCAAATGCCGTCTGGATCTTCCAGATCGGATCGTCGCTCACCGTGAACAACAGTGCCCGGATTCTCCTGACCAACGGCGCCAATGCGAAGAACGTCTTCTGGGCGATCTTCGCGTCATCGACACTGGGATCGAACGTCGACTTCAAGGGAACGGTCCTGGCGGGTGCGTCAAACTCCGTGGGCACCGGCTCCGTAGTGACGGGCAGGCTCTTGTGCAGGACCGGGGCGATCACGTTACTGTCGAATACCATTACGTTGCCGTAA
- a CDS encoding Spy/CpxP family protein refolding chaperone encodes MKARHYVSIMMAAVALMAFSMPVPAFSQVKDMSMKGHGEGHGQMMGMGNMDRMGDMMGMCIQHAEKMGLTDDQIMKMKPLHREMQKKQARFKADLKIAEIELMEIMEVKDFDLEKATSAVKKIADIKTAHHLEMLNAMKEMRTTLTDEQFKKMKKMMPMKMDGKKPAKRTMKKQ; translated from the coding sequence ATGAAAGCAAGGCATTACGTGTCCATCATGATGGCAGCGGTGGCTCTGATGGCATTCAGCATGCCCGTGCCTGCTTTTTCACAGGTGAAGGATATGTCCATGAAGGGGCATGGAGAAGGACATGGGCAGATGATGGGAATGGGAAACATGGACAGGATGGGCGACATGATGGGCATGTGCATCCAGCATGCGGAAAAGATGGGGCTTACCGATGACCAGATCATGAAAATGAAGCCTTTGCATAGGGAAATGCAAAAAAAACAGGCCCGATTCAAAGCCGATCTGAAGATTGCAGAGATCGAGCTCATGGAAATCATGGAAGTGAAGGATTTTGACCTGGAGAAGGCCACGTCTGCAGTTAAAAAAATAGCGGATATAAAAACAGCCCATCATTTGGAAATGTTGAATGCCATGAAGGAAATGAGGACTACTTTAACCGACGAACAGTTCAAGAAAATGAAGAAGATGATGCCCATGAAGATGGATGGGAAAAAACCGGCAAAGAGAACGATGAAAAAACAATAA